From Dioscorea cayenensis subsp. rotundata cultivar TDr96_F1 chromosome 13, TDr96_F1_v2_PseudoChromosome.rev07_lg8_w22 25.fasta, whole genome shotgun sequence, the proteins below share one genomic window:
- the LOC120274611 gene encoding LOW QUALITY PROTEIN: uncharacterized protein LOC120274611 (The sequence of the model RefSeq protein was modified relative to this genomic sequence to represent the inferred CDS: inserted 1 base in 1 codon; deleted 1 base in 1 codon) — PGSHTPSLPLHFTPNFKNSKRSKQKKKSKKKKREKKKKSSRTLLFPNPKLSTNLPHKTLSISSKLPIHGDPPPPSLSPLHFSAPYLHRRTLNPRFPSLRPSRSSSDDSYLSMWKNAVERDRMSQDFQRLSFEPEAGDDDGDGESEETLVKKTEMFNKILEVPKEERDRVQRLQVIDRAAAAIALRLDCVCDMLGKYFVFSLLSVVGSVLLITFEHTDYEASLMFTGWQCISCSIRCQNSWSRFFWSWSPPPDTKSTPQEDLTLEPARSSSSSPNSSGSLLEKEPAFRVFLAIPFESSEQEHSPPLPPFQSLMGIEKPDSKISNSDLSSASNEHKLEVLFSRNATEAAEALGKANEASLHGVNPDGSKWWRETGKEQRPDGVVCRWTLXKGVSADGSVEWEDKFWEASDQFDYKELGSEKCGRDAAGNVWREYWRESMWQDLRTGLTHMEKTADKWGKNEIGNEWQEKWWEHYDASDQAEKWAHKWCCIDPNTPLEAGHAHVWHEKWGEKYDGKGSSMKYTDKWAERSEGDGWSKWGDKWDEHFDSSGSGVKQGETWWEGKSCERWNRTWGEQHNGSGWVHKYGKSSSGEHWDTHVQQETWYEKYPHFGFKHCYENSVQLRAVKRPSDKSQN, encoded by the exons CCCGGTTCTCACACTCCTTCCCTTCCGCTCCACTTCACTCCAAATTTCAAAAACTCAAAaagatcaaaacaaaagaaaaaaagtaaaaaaaaaaaaagagaaaaaaaaaaaaaaagttcaagaaCTCTTCTTTTCCCCAATCCAAAGCTAAGCACAAATCTCCCGCATAAAACCCTCTCAATCTCCTCCAAGCTCCCCATCCATGGCGACCCACCACCTCCCTCTCTATCGCCCCTCCATTTTTCCGCTCCCTACCTCCATCGCCGCACCTTGAACCCCCGCTTCCCTTCCCTCCGCCCCTCGCGTTCGTCTTCCGATGACTCCTACCTCTCTATGTGGAAGAATGCCGTCGAACGGGACCGCATGTCACAGGACTTCCAAAGGCTTTCTTTTGAACCGGAAGCCGGCGATGACGATGGTGATGGTGAGAGCGAGGAGACGTTGGTGAAGAAGACGGAGATGTTTAATAAGATTCTTGAAGTGCCGAAGGAGGAGAGGGATAGGGTGCAGCGGCTTCAAGTCATTGACCGTGCGGCGGCGGCGATCGCGCTGCGC CTAGACTGTGTTTGTGATATGCTTGGAaagtattttgtattttcattgttGAGTGTTGTTGGTTCAGTTCTTTTGATAACTTTTGAGCACACTGATTATGAGGCAAGTCTCAT GTTTACAGGGTGGCAATGTATTTCCTGCTCAATCAGATGCCAGAACTCCTGGTCCAGATTTTTTTGGTCATGGTCACCTCCACCTGACACCAAGAGTACACCACAGGAAGACCTCACTTTAGAACCAGCTAGAAGCTCAAGTTCATCTCCAAATTCATCTGGCTCATTGCTGGAGAAAGAACCTgcttttagagtttttttagcTATTCCATTTGAGAGTTCAGAACAGGAACATAGTCCTCCTCTACCACCTTTTCAATCACTCATGGGCATTGAGAAACCAGATAGCAAAATTTCTAATTCGGATCTTTCTTCTGCAAGTAATGAACATAAGCTT GAGGTGCTATTCTCAAGGAATGCAACAGAGGCTGCTGAAGCACTTGGTAAGGCTAATGAGGCATCATTGCATGGGGTAAACCCAGATGGTTCAAAATGGTGGAGAGAAACAGGTAAAGAACAAAGACCAGATGGGGTGGTTTGCAGGTGGACAT ACAAGGGAGTTAGTGCCGATGGATCTGTTGAATGGGAAGATAAGTTTTGGGAGGCTTCTGATCAATTTGATTATAAAGAGCTTGGTTCTGAGAAATGTGGTCGTGATGCTGCCGGTAATGTTTGGCGTGAATATTGGAGGGAATCAATGTGGCAG GATCTAAGGACTGGGCTTACACATATGGAGAAAACCGCAGACAAGTGGGGAAAGAATGAAATCGGCAATGAGTGGCAAGAGAAGTGGTGGGAGCATTATGATGCTTCTGATCAAGCTGAAAAATGGGCCCACAAATGGTGCTGCATAGATCCAAATACGCCCTTAGAGGCTGGTCACGCTCATGTTTGGCATGAAAA GTGGGGCGAGAAGTATGATGGAAAAGGTAGTAGCATGAAATACACTGACAAGTGGGCAGAGCGTTCAGAAGGTGATGGGTGGTCGAAATGGGGAGACAAGTGGGATGAGCACTTTGATTCTAGTGGCTCTGGCGTGAAGCAGGGTGAGACCTGGTGGGAAGGGAAGTCCTGCGAGCGGTGGAACCGCACATGGGGTGAGCAGCACAATGGCTCCGGATGGGTGCACAAATATGGCAAGAGCAGCTCTGGCGAACACTGGGATACACATGTGCAGCAAGAGACCTGGTATGAGAAGTACCCACATTTTGGGTTCAAGCACTGTTATGAAAATTCTGTGCAGCTCCGAGCAGTCAAAAGGCCATCTGATAAATCACAGAACTAA